In Pseudomonas fluorescens, one genomic interval encodes:
- a CDS encoding RidA family protein, giving the protein MTERMTCDERFIALAHELNYDIYGENTAGGNYAPLIRHRDELYISGMVPRVNGRILYPGRVGLELTLKDAQAAASISAMRCLALIVDAVGSLDKIRALLRVTVYVKSTPDFVDLSEVANGASDVFSHVLGDAGRHTRTTVGVYQLPKNAAIEVDMIAAVQSEV; this is encoded by the coding sequence ATGACTGAGAGGATGACCTGCGACGAACGTTTCATTGCCCTGGCACACGAGCTGAACTACGACATCTATGGCGAGAACACCGCCGGCGGCAATTACGCGCCGCTGATCCGCCATCGCGATGAGTTGTACATCAGCGGCATGGTGCCGCGGGTCAATGGCAGGATTCTGTATCCCGGTCGCGTCGGGTTGGAGTTGACGCTCAAGGATGCCCAGGCTGCCGCGAGCATCAGTGCCATGCGCTGCCTGGCGCTGATTGTCGATGCGGTGGGTTCGCTGGACAAGATTCGAGCGTTGTTGCGGGTCACGGTGTATGTGAAGTCGACCCCGGACTTCGTTGACCTGAGCGAGGTGGCAAACGGCGCATCGGACGTGTTCAGCCATGTGCTCGGCGATGCCGGCCGGCACACTCGCACTACGGTCGGTGTCTATCAGTTGCCGAAGAACGCCGCGATTGAAGTCGACATGATCGCGGCGGTGCAGTCGGAAGTCTGA
- a CDS encoding sensor histidine kinase: MKLTLSQRLSLVFAVLLLVCCGTSAWLQVRSSKMHELEVVQGLSRDLAQHIAHDTVLMDSNGLMPGAVRELFSKLMLVNPSVEVYLLDSEGRIVGNAAPEGHLRRETVDLAPIRRLLNDQPLPILGDDPRSVDGRKVFSAAPLRVNGKPAGYLYVVLLSEEHDRFAERGATSAALNTALLSIGLVALLCLIAGLTAFNLITRPLRRLTETVSRFDIDGAPQPLPAPSATVDKSADPDEIAVLDGAFRQMQNRLGDQWRSLTRQDQERRELVANISHDLRTPLASLHGYLETLSLKDATLSAEERRRYLGIALDQSRKVGGLAQSLLELVRLEHGFVQPVLERFSLIDLLQDIFQKFELAAEARHVELKASFGPNLPTVCADLGLIERVLTNLVDNALRHTPAGGEIELDLKPQGALVEVTVSDSGPGIAPDLREGLFLRPFNIGGARRDGGLGLRIVHRILQLHGREIQLIDVAGRGATFRFTLPTDQQTAEQWMVRSMNLNTPDK, translated from the coding sequence ATGAAACTGACCCTGTCGCAGCGCCTGTCGCTGGTGTTCGCCGTTTTGCTGCTGGTGTGCTGCGGCACCTCGGCATGGCTGCAGGTGCGCTCCAGCAAGATGCATGAACTGGAAGTGGTGCAAGGCCTGTCGCGGGACCTGGCACAGCACATCGCCCATGACACGGTGCTGATGGACAGCAATGGCCTGATGCCCGGCGCCGTGCGCGAACTGTTCAGCAAGCTGATGCTGGTCAACCCGAGTGTCGAGGTGTACCTGCTCGACAGTGAGGGGCGGATTGTCGGCAACGCGGCGCCCGAAGGCCATCTACGCCGGGAGACCGTCGATCTGGCGCCGATCCGCCGCCTGCTCAATGACCAGCCGCTGCCGATCCTCGGCGATGACCCGCGCAGCGTCGACGGGCGCAAGGTCTTCAGTGCCGCGCCGTTACGGGTCAACGGCAAGCCCGCCGGTTATCTGTACGTGGTGTTGCTCAGTGAAGAACACGATCGTTTCGCCGAACGTGGCGCGACCAGTGCCGCGCTCAACACTGCATTGCTGTCGATCGGACTGGTCGCATTGCTATGCCTGATCGCCGGTCTCACGGCGTTCAACCTGATCACCCGGCCACTGCGCCGATTGACCGAAACCGTCAGCCGCTTCGACATTGATGGCGCGCCGCAACCTCTGCCTGCACCGTCAGCGACTGTGGATAAAAGCGCTGACCCGGATGAAATCGCCGTACTCGATGGCGCCTTCCGGCAGATGCAAAACCGACTGGGTGATCAGTGGCGCTCGTTGACCCGCCAGGATCAGGAGCGCCGCGAACTGGTGGCGAACATTTCTCACGACCTGCGCACACCGCTGGCCTCGTTGCACGGCTATCTGGAAACCCTGTCACTCAAGGACGCCACGCTCTCTGCCGAGGAGCGGCGCCGCTATCTGGGTATCGCTCTCGATCAAAGCCGCAAGGTCGGCGGGTTGGCGCAATCGCTGCTGGAGCTGGTGCGTCTGGAGCACGGTTTCGTGCAACCGGTACTGGAACGCTTCTCGCTGATCGATCTGCTGCAGGACATCTTCCAGAAATTCGAACTGGCCGCCGAAGCACGCCACGTCGAACTCAAGGCCAGCTTCGGTCCGAACCTGCCGACGGTGTGCGCCGACCTCGGGTTGATCGAACGGGTGCTGACCAACCTGGTGGATAACGCTTTGCGCCACACGCCTGCGGGCGGTGAAATCGAGCTCGACTTGAAACCCCAGGGCGCCTTGGTCGAAGTCACGGTCAGCGACTCCGGCCCCGGCATCGCTCCGGATCTGCGCGAAGGTCTGTTCCTGCGTCCGTTCAATATTGGCGGCGCGCGGCGTGACGGTGGACTGGGCCTGCGGATCGTCCACCGCATCCTGCAACTGCACGGGCGTGAGATTCAGTTGATCGATGTCGCCGGGCGCGGCGCGACTTTCCGCTTCACGCTGCCGACCGATCAGCAAACCGCTGAACAGTGGATGGTGCGCTCGATGAACCTGAACACGCCGGACAAATAA
- a CDS encoding response regulator transcription factor: MELTRRILVVEDDQHIADLICLHLRDEHYDVVHSADGDEGMRLLQQGQWDALILDLMLPGVDGLEICRRARAMARYTPIIITSARSSELHRILGLELGADDYLAKPFSMLELVARVKALLRRVDAMARNLKMDAGSLNLDGLSIDPITRDVALNGARLDLTPREFDLLYFFARQPGKVFSRMDLLNAVWGYSHEGYEHTVNTHINRLRAKIESDPAQPTRILTVWGRGYKFGTEQP; encoded by the coding sequence ATGGAATTAACCAGACGCATCCTCGTGGTCGAGGATGACCAACACATCGCTGACCTTATTTGCCTGCACCTGCGCGACGAGCACTACGACGTCGTGCACAGTGCCGACGGCGATGAAGGCATGCGCCTGTTGCAGCAAGGGCAATGGGATGCACTGATCCTCGACCTGATGCTGCCGGGGGTCGACGGCCTGGAAATCTGCCGCCGCGCCCGGGCGATGGCGCGCTACACGCCGATCATCATCACCAGCGCGCGTTCCAGCGAATTGCACCGCATTCTGGGTCTGGAACTGGGGGCTGACGATTACCTCGCCAAACCGTTTTCAATGCTGGAACTGGTGGCCCGGGTCAAAGCCTTGCTGCGCCGGGTCGACGCCATGGCGCGCAACCTGAAAATGGACGCTGGCAGCCTCAATCTCGATGGCCTGAGCATCGACCCGATCACCCGCGACGTCGCCCTCAATGGCGCGCGGCTGGACCTCACCCCGCGAGAGTTCGACTTGCTGTATTTCTTCGCCCGACAGCCGGGCAAGGTGTTCTCACGCATGGACCTGCTCAACGCGGTATGGGGTTACAGCCACGAAGGCTACGAGCACACGGTCAACACCCACATCAATCGCTTGCGGGCGAAAATCGAAAGCGATCCGGCGCAACCGACCCGCATCCTCACCGTGTGGGGCCGAGGCTATAAATTCGGTACGGAACAACCATGA